ACCAATAccaaatatgtataaaaaatctTTAAGCTGATGTTGAGATTTTTGATGGTGTTTGATCTTGACAATGTGATCCAGAGTGACAGCACAGGTAAATTGGGCTTCCATGAGTTTAAACACCTCTGGAACAACATCAAGAAATGGCAGGTGAGTAGAGGATGTAACAATAGCTTGAAGATCTGTCTTTGTGATTTTAAACTAGAGATTTGGTTTAACTAAGCTGTGTATTTGTACGTTGTTGTGTTTGATCTATTCGTGTTGCCGATTCAAgatttacatgttttaacaaaaaaacaagagaaCCAAGTTAACATAAGCCACTGTCTGTTTTATAGGCAGTTTATAAGAGTTATGACAGGGATCACTCAGGAACTATTGGAGCAGATGAGCTTCCAGCTGCCTTCAGAGCTGCAGGTAAACACCCACTGTGGATTTACATCATCCACATCTGTAATGATATCATTAACAAACCCCAGTTAATGGATTATTTAGGGGTTCAGGATGTATATTGTATTGATTATAAGACTGCATGGAATTGTTTGGAGTAAAAAAATCATCTTGGACAATATTAGTCATGTGCTAGTTTCAGTCCAGTGGGAGCTGGTCCCTGAACAAGGCTGGCACAATAGCTCTGTTTTCAATGATGTTAAAGGGGTAATTCACCACTGACAAGATgggtttttaataaaactttgctgtctatgcagtagataggcaattaaaaaaaacaaaaatggtgcTTCATgactataaaaaacaaaatagggCTGTGGTGTTCCCTTTTGCCAAAAagaaacttcaacacccataatgcactgaaTTCGATAATACAAAATGTGGTAATACAAAATGTGGACCTGTAATTTTAACAATagccctggagctgtcaaaagtcTGCTTCTGCTGACAAATAAACTAGGAGAGTAGGTTGCAGCTAACATTGAGAAAGAGTATACATTGTTCAGTTACATATACTACCGGCATTGTAACAATACGAAGCTGGTTAAAATTGGCAAACTTGTCTTTAATATATTGTGGTTATCACATTTGAACTGTATGTTCATCCTCTGTATCATCTTCTATCTCTTGTGCCCCCGTCAGGTTTCCCATTGAATGATCAACTCTTTCAGATGATTATTCGCAGATATAGCGATGAGAGTGGAAACATGGATTTTGACAATTACATCGGATGCCTTGTGAGACTTGATGCCATGTGCCGTAAGTTGATAATAAaggaaaaaatactttttaaataggTTTAGCTGAgtgaaatagtttatttcaGTGTTTAATAGATCTAGTAGTAGTGAGATTTGAAGCCACATGGGGACCTCTCTTGAGACTTTTGGATGTTTAACAATAATATACTCTGTAATCCtctccttttatttatttatttatttttaacttgtaTAAGTCTTATATTCTTCCCCTATGGTGATATAACTGATTTACAAAACAGCTGTGAATATTGTCAGTTATATTTATATTctcaataattattttgtatatatttgctGACTGAGGCAATCcagatgttttgtttgtttgtttgttttttttcctctgtgttttgtgtaaatgtgtgtccTTGTTGTCTTAGATTGGTCACTGTTTTATACCTTTGTGTTTGTTAAGATAACTTcaaaactctaaaaaaaaaatatatatatatatatatatatatatattaaaaatagatcTAGTACTACACAGATTAGAGTGAGTACAGGAAATGAGGAGGAAACAAGGGAGTAACGTGGTCTGAAAATGTAAACACTTACTTTGCCTTGTTTTTCCTAATTTGAAAGATGGCTTGTTTAGTAGCCGTTAAATAAAATGGCTGCTATGAGGCAAATTTGATGTTTACTTTTAAGGTATGCAGGTACTTTATATAGGTTTCATATCCTTTAGTCCACTTCTGCTTTGAAGTCATGTGTTAGTGGACTGCTTGAGTTGGATGATGACTCAGCTTGCACACACAGGCACTACAAATGTTTGTCCAATAAAATGCTTTCTATAATAAGAATTCCCCCTCCCCCCAATACCACGTCTCTAACTAGCAATAGCAAATATCAAAACATGAGTGTGGTGTAACCTGAAGGCTACTGGAACATGTCAGCACAATAACAAGCATCCCACCTTTTCTGGAAGTTCCGGAAGTCTCCCAGTATTTTGATAGCAGCTTCCTAACACCTGCAAATTATTCACAATATCCCGGAAATCGAGCAAGCGAGAGAGAGAAGGCCTGTTTCCACCcagtattaagatgcgtttttgGTGATCCGATCACAAGTGGTCAGCCAAGACGCAAAACTAATATgcaaaacaactgttttgcataTTAGTGTTGTCAGTTACTGTTTAAACCTTGTACTAAGATGAGTTTCAAATGCGTCTCCTGTGACCACTTGTGTTCTGTTTTCATTGAGACCTTCCTCACTTATACCTGCTTATACCAGCTTATTAACCTGTAAACCCATGTTACTCAGCTTTTGTGAAaggatataatataatatattctgGTAAAGAGTTTTTGCAGGGTGGGAACATTGTTCGTcagtccattttaaaaaaatctttatgagCAGCTGTTGAGGGATTAAAGGTATTTTATCAAATTTATTCAGTTCGGTTACTTGTTGCTCCCCCTGTAGGCTATTGGAAAATTCAGCCATTTTGTTAATTGCTTCAGTATGTATATATGATGTCTCAGTCTCAGAGCTAACAATTTCAAAATAAGGTATTTTTCACTGACTTTCGGTAAATGGTCGTTTTGGACTGAAAGTTACAGTggttttgtgtatttatttatttatttttttattataggaCCCCTTTGAGCTGTGTGTATTGAATTTTATACagaataaatgaaatgattctTTAGTTAATGAAGTGTTAAAGATACTTATTTGTATCATATTTGTTCACAACAGGTGCCTTCAAGACTCTTGACAAAGACAATGATGGCACAATCAAGGTCAATGTTCAGGAGGTAAGAGAATTTGAATATCTTTACAACTTAATGACACAATGTTACAAATACTATCAAATAGTATCAGATTTACTGAGGATAAAAGGTtctgtaatatattattataaatgaaattttGTCTCTTCACAGTGGCTGCAGCTGACAATGTACTCCTGAGTGATGTGAAGGTCTGCGATGACGTCAAAAACTATCAATTATAtgcaataatgactttatgcTTTACACAGCTCCATCTCTTGTTTTTCACACAGTATAGCACTAATTCTAGAGAAACACCAGCATGGAGCTTTTCAACCACTGGGGTTATGTGGGTCACTCGGCTATGccattttctttctctgtgctttttttttttttttttttacttttaccaTTTTTAGTGCATTTAGTCCATTAGTAGCACTGTGCTACAGAAAACTaaccaaagaaagaaaattataagatgtgtcaaaattaacaaatatgCCTTTATGAAGAGTCTAGTTTCAGTTACAAATAtgcacaactgttttgcatATAAGTGTTGTCAGTTGCCAATTTTGCATGAAACCAATGGGGGATCGAAGAGATAAAAATATTGCCACGaatttattatgaaaatctggtgtcaaatacaattttatattgaataaaaaatgataGTGATACCTTTGTTTTCATCAACAGTTTGTTTATTGATTCATTTGATCATTGATGTGTTTTGATGCAgtaatattttgtatgtttctatatattatatatctgACCAACGTATTAACTCCAAAtgctataaataaaacaaacgtATTCACATAAACGCGAAAATTTTAGCTAATGGGACATTGCCGTCAGCTTTAGCTAAAGCGTGTGTACTGAACTGGTTGGGGTTAGGTGGTGAGCACCAGCGCCACTGACACAGGAGTGGTCAGACCTGGTAACTGCACCCACCCGTCTACGCCACGGAGAACAGGCTAGCAAATACGCATGCGCAGCGCATACGCTGCTTTCTACGAAGTTTCTGGATATCTGGGCGCAACGCAAAATATTGATTACATTTGACCAGTCTGAGGTATTTTTCACGGTTTTGCTGTCTTAAAGTACTTTTATATGCTTACAGCGTTTAAAGAGTTTACAAACTAACTGACAACGTGAATGTGATCCCACATATCGTGTAAAATAGCTAACGTGAGCTAGCTTGAATAGCTAGACAGTGATGATGTAGGTAAAAAGAAAATGGGGGCGAAATGTCCTTCCGCATCCAAGcgttttgtttcgttatgatAAAAATAAGATTCTCTGTAGAGGAAGATGAATTATGTTTGCTCGACAACAGTTGTGTGCTGCTTGGGGATGTTTGTGTTTGGTTTAGTCCATTTGCTTTACCAGGACGGCGCTTCCGCACGGCACAAAGAGAGAACGCGTGATCGTAATGTATTTATGTAACTACAGTTCTAACTACACCTCGATGGAAACATGGGCTCGTGCGTGTGGAgcgagtgagtgaatgaatgaatgagccGGTGTTTTAGTTGCTCTTCCTTCCGGCACATTCATCATGTGTTAAGACCCTATGGTTAAGACCATCTTGTAGTTGGAAATCAAGTGAATTACTGATATGAGCAATTCATGTAAAACATTTCGCTCTCATGGTGACGGTCGCTGACGTTCACTCACTGATTTGTGAGACATGTTTCGTCCCATGTCTCATAACTTTACCTGCCATTATTGGTGATCAATAGAATGCTTTAACATGAATGTACAATTTAATTTAGCAAAATTACGCAATCATCCCTAAAATGATCCCTGAAGTCACCTCTCCTCATACCACATAACTCAATACCTGATATtgattaaaatatgttaatcttaagaaaaacacaaatttcTATCTTTAAAGAAGCGTTGCTACTATTTCCTAACAGAAGGAAATAAAAAGCTGAGGCCTCTTTCCATATTTAATTTTCCATAAGTTCTTAGTTTTATAGTGTTTATAGTGTATTTTAACAATTGCTTATGTTTTCAGTGTCATAGCCATGTTATGTCAACTTTGTCACACAAATTGTAAAGAAAATGTTAGGAGGTTGTAGATTATTTCTCACTGTCAAAATAATGTCCATATGGCAGTAATATCCTGAGGTAGAAACAGGAAACCAaaaaagaataattagcatagctgctctTCAAATCAGTTTGAAACGAATGCaacatttgtccatatttgtaataaaatatttttgtttctaATGGTTGCCTCATATTGAGTGACcagaaaatacacattttgtgagaaaatgaaagcGACAAGATTTCACCCAAATGTCTGTGTGAACAGGTTAATCTTGGTGCAATTCGGTTTGTAAAGTGAATTAAATGGCAGGGTTCTGTATAAACAAATAAGTTTGAAtgacaaatgacattttttttttttaacagtaaataCTGTTGAAAACTTTGTCGGAGCAATGATTCAAATCATCAGGATTacttagttgttgtttttttgttttttgtttttttaaatggtcaTTTCTATACTTAACACAGACTACCCCTAATTGGAGTGAGAGAATCGTTCTGCCGTAAAAATGTCTGTGTCTTCGCTCTACCTCAATCAAGACAACATGGTGCGCTTCAAAAGGAGAAAAGCACGTTTCTCCTTCAGTGAAGTGCACATCCTGCTGGATGAAGTGCGGAAAAATCGCCACATTGTTGTGGGTGAGTTTATCCCTGTTTGACAAGCAAAACCTTTCTTAGCAAGTTAGCAGTCTTATAAACTGAGTTTACTCTGTTCAGACAACCACCAGTTATGATTCATGTCCCCATAAAACTgataaactgaaaataaataaaatgttccgATACTTCTCTGTGTCTGTTCTTAGGTAAGTTTAACGCAGGCGTTCCCTCCGACGTGAAGCGCAGGAAATGGGCAGAGATCACGGCGCGTGTTAATGAGATTGGAGAGTGTGACAGAGAGATCATGGAGGTGATCAAAAAATGGTCCGATCTCAAATGCGACACAAAGCGCAAACTGGCTGCTCTGCGGACCGGTGCTACAGTGTCCCAGCGATTGGCACGATCCAATATTGAACTGTCCCCGATGGAAGTCATTGTGGAGTCCATCCTTGAACTGGACAAGAAACCGTGGGAAGCTACACAGCGGTCCAGAGCTCGCAGTCATGACGAACAAGAGCCTGTGTGtgaggatgaggaagaggaggatggGGGGTTTGTGGGGATGGGGTCGGTCAACAGTTCCCCGAGTGGAGGAATGGATGTGGGAGGAATGCCTGCTACTACAAGTGGAGCTGGGGTTGCAAGTGAGATGCAATTACAGTATGACGGATCCAAAACTGGAGGTAAGTAAACTGAAAATACTCAAGTTGGACCATATTAagccattttgctgtggtgcctggggagcgattgggggttggGTACCTTGCTTAAGGGCACGTtagtcatttcctgccggtattgaGAATAGAACCCGCAAGCTtcaggttaccagtctgactctctaaccattaggccacgactgccccatagagtacctcagggatgacgtgtttttgtaggccaacccggaagttagcggcgtacaggttccctcgatcgaaagcctatgcatttttcccatagacttttggaaaatcgcaaaaaaataagctctgtgtttaacaaagggttatgacacttacacattttgtctatcaagataatctttacaagttaacacaacatttatacattttgaagcctaaatatagtcgtcagatataaaaagctaacagtaggttataaacggactacagcacaccatggttgcggatcaacgtcaccaccaccaagcttcctcaaactttatttaaaaacatgctcgctgattatgatctgcgctgtgtatgaatacttatccactttttcatgataaatgctgtccaaatgtcttGTTTGTCATGaagacgtctaaagtccccggcaaaggaagtagtcccttttagcagtttgttagcaaccgctgtttttaagacacaataaagggttaaaaaaaatcacaagccggttataactggtgtgtttttgtcatagatcgaaacgttaaaatatttagaggctttgttaaccacagaccttatttcag
This Ctenopharyngodon idella isolate HZGC_01 chromosome 5, HZGC01, whole genome shotgun sequence DNA region includes the following protein-coding sequences:
- the capns1a gene encoding calpain small subunit 1a; amino-acid sequence: MFLAKKLLGGIIDVVSNIDPGQFVPSDPPPPRRPLAYAEANESEEEKQFRRVFQQLAGDDMEVSPNELMNILNRIISKHGDLKTDGFTIESCRSMVAVMDSDSTGKLGFHEFKHLWNNIKKWQAVYKSYDRDHSGTIGADELPAAFRAAGFPLNDQLFQMIIRRYSDESGNMDFDNYIGCLVRLDAMCRAFKTLDKDNDGTIKVNVQEWLQLTMYS
- the zgc:153990 gene encoding nuclear apoptosis-inducing factor 1 — encoded protein: MSVSSLYLNQDNMVRFKRRKARFSFSEVHILLDEVRKNRHIVVGKFNAGVPSDVKRRKWAEITARVNEIGECDREIMEVIKKWSDLKCDTKRKLAALRTGATVSQRLARSNIELSPMEVIVESILELDKKPWEATQRSRARSHDEQEPVCEDEEEEDGGFVGMGSVNSSPSGGMDVGGMPATTSGAGVASEMQLQYDGSKTGDPESHIDSDEDNRDLFPSSSMASVSNSYSEEDGIAARGNIGHVSSTATTSTKRPSAFSGAEPDSSREQLAHNASLSVQEQHATNALLGTVSRSIELLAESVQQLAETQQEFACESLQLQRDTVQVLREFATGALTILHEKVNGKPAL